DNA from Ictalurus punctatus breed USDA103 chromosome 7, Coco_2.0, whole genome shotgun sequence:
GCCTGTATTACTTGGTGGAATGTAATACAGTGAAGTCGCCGCTAATGTTGCAGCTGTGTACAAAGCTGATTTCAGGCCCAACACTGTTAAAGCAATCTTAAAGGACATAAAAACTACTATAATAAACTACTTTCACCTGCAAACATATAAAGAACAAGACGGCAAGCGGAGCAGTCTGAATAAGAAAAATTGTTTAAATGCCGTTTCCTGCTGTGTTCACACGTACATGATCGAGaagagataaaaagaaaaaaaacacaaaaaacacaaaaaaaaacacagagccACACTCTCCCTCACAAACAGAACCCACTGGGAAACAATGGCATTTTTGGTTCCAGATGTTGGTCCCTACTCAATCTGGGTTGCTCACTTTGCTGCTATGGGCTTGAAGTGTTTGCCAGTGTTTTTGTACATAGTTCCCTTTGGGTGCATCTAGGCCTGGACAATAAttcaatatcaatatatatcgCGATATAAATTTTTTCAATAACGGTGATAcgatttttaaacacatttccgaTATTTCGatatacattaaaacatttgtcacTGACTGACGTTCAGGGCGCAGGAGTCAGTTCGTTGTATTGAAGCCGAGGAGAACGAGCAGAACACAATTAGCTACGTGCGTGATGACGAAAACCACAGGCACGCAGCCAGCGCTCGGCAGTGTTACGCTAAGCTCCAACACGGCAAGTTTTAGCTATAAAATGAGTACCCCTGACCGCAATACAAATGCGACTGAGCGAGCTTCCACAAGTGAAGAGAAAGTAGACGAAATAGTCGATAAGAGAGGAAAGACTAATTCAGTGGTATGGAAGTGGTTTGGCTATCTAAGCTCTGATAAACTTCAGGTTTCAGTGCGCTGCAAAATGTGTCGGAGAGTGGTGCCGACTAGCAGCGGGAACACATCAAATCTGTTCCACCATCTGAAGCAGTTCCACCCGATAGAATATTCTGAGAGTCAGAAGATGAGGCATCATAAAGGTTTAAGccaacctgtctctgaaataTCACCGCGACCCACATCCCCATCACCAGCTGTGTCAAAAGAGAAACCGATGCAGCAAACGCGGATCGCTGCATTCATGCCTCAGGACAAACAGTCTAAACGATATAAAGACCATTACTAAAGCTGTCACGAACTCTTTGGCTAAGGACATGATGCCGTTTAGTACGGTAGAAAACGTGAGCTTCAGGAAAATGATGTCCGTCATCGACCCCAGATACGAGCTCCCTGGCCGGAAATATTTTTCGCGCACAGCTATACCTACACTTTACGGTGAAGTTAGGGAAAGGGTGCAGGAGCAACTTAAGTCAGGGTCATATTTTGCGACCACAGCTGACCTGTGGTCAAGCCGAACCTCGGAACCATACTTGAGCCTGACGGTCCACTTTATTGACCAAGATTGGAAGCTTGTCAGCTTATGCCTCCAGACGGTTTACTTTCCCGAGGATCACACGGGCGAAGCAATTGCAGCCGGACCTACGGACGCACTCGCCTCCTGGGGATTCAGCGAGGACCATCAGGTCTGCATCACCACAGATAGCGGGACCAATATCATCAAAGCCGCTGAGTTGAACAGATGGACAAGGCTACAATGCTTCGGGCACCGACTGAACTCCGCTATTGGTAAGTTATACACAGTTAATATACATTTGAGTATTATGTTAAATTATTTTGCTTATGGCATGAGGATATATTACTACAATCATTGCAGTAACAAATAGGCAATATGCTTAACACAAAATAGGCCTAACCTAAATGTAGCTTATCAGTGCTTGTATGTTTTGATAgctatttttatattctttatatttgtttatagtatGTTTGTGTTCACACAATTTTATGCTCGCTATGTGGTTGTTGCATGCCATGTCATAAGAAGTTCATTGAGCATGTGTTATAATGTGCATTTGATTTGATAATTAAAACACTTGTGTTGAGGCGCTCTGTGTTGTGTAGGCTATGATTTCATGTGATTTCATTCCCCCAGTTTAAGTGACTGAATAggctattcatttattctttaattaagacatatatatttgtatggATTTATACATAAAGCAGTTATATTAATAAGATTCAAAGGTGTTTTACTGGCATGGAAACAGATGTTTACTTCGccaaatcaataataaaaacaacaaaatgtacaTAAGCAGAAGAATTGTGATTTTGCTGtaagaataatataaataaatcaaattttgtagttaaaatacaaatgagaactatatattgcaatatttttttctctctctctgtgtacagAGATAGTTCACCAAGACAAGCGAGTGGACAGAAACCTGTAGAGTCTGTCATAGGGTGTCATCAACCCCCAACAATGTCCCGGCCCCAGCAACGTGCAGTTGTTATTGCTCACACTTGCTGTTTTCTTCAGCAACTCTgagcatttttcttctttttttttatcctggctGAAGCACTTTAATTTCAGtctataagaaaaaaataatcagcctaTGTTGTAGTTTAAAGTGaaagatattaatattgacaaaggtgagtgttttatgtttatttgacggtgatttcacatttcttgtttgtatgaaagttgaattcaaataaaaggtgaatgttcatttatttatgccattttcatttctaaattattatatagttttataggaGGAGAAGTTTACAGAAGTTTGAAGGTACAGACATCTGTTGTGGGCGTCCTTGGCAGTTTTTCTGAggatttatattgttcatatcgATATCGGAATTATATCGCATCGACTGAAATTAAGAAATATATCGTGATATacattttggccatatcgtCCAGCCCTAGGTGCATCACCTACTGTAAACCTGTTAAATATCCTGCAGAAATAGTGAAGGGTAACAGTGTTTAGGTTCATTCTGAGCGTTATACAGCACAATGCAGTTTCTACACAAGCATTTCCCAACATCATGTGATCTGCGGTCAGAAGTGCGGTTTTGTATATGTTCCGTAGTCAGCATGTGAGGATATTGCACTACCAGTGAAACCATGGTGACCGGCAGTAAACTAAAGACAGGAACGCCTATTAGTAACCAGCGTCGAGCGATTTGAGCAACAAAAATCACTGCTGGTATGAGTGCGGTATCAGAGAGACTGGACTACCAGATCATATcgtttacatttacttattaAACTGCTTACAATCACATTTAAGCTCCTCGTTCATTATTCTCCctggaagaaggaaagaagaaacaAGTCTCTCAAACTTGCGTTTCAACCACTTCCACATAAATTACAACCCCTTTATCCACCCAATCTCAGTTCCTCTCCATGCTCCACCTCTGTGTTAAAGATGCTGTTTTTGTAAGGATCTTggcaagctttttaaaatgtttgttccAAATTCCTCAGGGgcatgcgagagagagagacagaaagaaagaaagaaagagagagagagagagagagagagagagagagagagagagagagagagagagagacacacagacagacagagagagagagagagagagagagagagagagacacagacagagagagagacagaaagaaagagagagagagagagagagacacagacagacagagagagagagagagagagagagagagagagagagagacacagacagacagagagagagagagagagagagagagagagagagagagagagacacacacacacagagagacagagagagatagagacacagagacagagagacacagacacatatTTCCCCATCTGCTTCCACTGAATCATACATCTGCATGTTGTCTTTTCCACTGTCTCCGGGTTGCTGTT
Protein-coding regions in this window:
- the LOC108267539 gene encoding E3 SUMO-protein ligase ZBED1-like, whose product is MMPFSTVENVSFRKMMSVIDPRYELPGRKYFSRTAIPTLYGEVRERVQEQLKSGSYFATTADLWSSRTSEPYLSLTVHFIDQDWKLVSLCLQTVYFPEDHTGEAIAAGPTDALASWGFSEDHQVCITTDSGTNIIKAAELNRWTRLQCFGHRLNSAIEIVHQDKRVDRNL